One Streptomyces umbrinus genomic window, ACCCGGACCGGCTGCTCGACGAACTGCCCGCGGGCGACGCGGACGAGCCGGAGACCGTCGCCGTCGCGCGGGAGACGATCGAGCTGGCGTACCTGGTCGCGGTCCAGCACCTCGCGCCGCGCCCGCGGGCCGTGCTGATCCTGCGGGACGTGCTCGGCTGGCCGGCGAAGGACGTCGCGGAATTCCTCGGGGACTCCGTCAACTCCGTGAACAGCGCGCTGCAGCGGGCCCGCGCCGGCATGCGGGAGCACCTGCCCGCCGAGCGGCAGGACTGGACCGGCGGCGAGGAGGACCCAGGGACGCGCGAGCTGGCTCGCCGCTTCACCGACGCGAGCGTCGCCAAGGACGTCGAAGGTCTCGCTGCCATGCTGCGGGACGACGTCCGCTTCTCGATGCCGCCCACCCCGGGCCTGTACGTCGGCCGCGACACGGTGGTGAACAACTGGGTCGAGGGCGGGTTCGAGGACCTGGGGCGCCTGCGCTGCGTCCTCACATCGGTGAACAGGCAGCCCGCCTTCGCCTTCTACCTCTGGCGGGAGCAGGAGGGCGCGTACCTGCTGCTTGCGATCGACGTCCTGCGGATCACCGGCGGGGCGATCACCGAGATCGTCATCTTCCACGACGACCAGTTCCCGCGGCTCGGGCTGCCGGAGCGCCTGTCGGCGGGCGGCACGGAGTAGTCCCGGTGCGGACGCTCACGCTGCGCGGTGGCGCGCGTGTCGCGGTGGTCGCGGCGGAGTGGCTCGACGCGTTCGGCGTCGTCACCCGCGGGCGGGTGCAGCTGGAGCTGCGCGACGGCGAGCCCGGGCCGGTCCTCGGACGAGACGCCGGGTTCTGGCTCCGCGGCACCGGCGTCCGCGCCCTGCGCAACCCAGGCCGTCGCACGGCGAGGGTGCGCATCGTCACCCCAAGGGCCGGCACCGCCACACGCCAGTCGACAGACCCCGTACGCCAGTTACCGAATGACGGAGGAACGACATGAACAGCATGAACGACACCGGAGTCGTCGCAGGCCCGGCATCGGGCCGGACCGGCCACACCCACCGATTCCGCGGGCTCGTCGGCACCGGCTTGATTGCCACGCTCGCGGCGGTGGTGGTCACCACCCTCGCCGCGGCGCTCGCCAAGGCCGCTGGCGTCGACTTCGAGGTCTCCGACGGTGGCGAGACGATCCCGTTGTCCGGGTTCGCCGTGGTGACCGGCTTCTTCTCGGTCGTGGGCATCGTCATCGCCGTCGCTCTTCTTCGTTGGAGCGCTCGACCCGCCCAGCGGTTCGTGTGGACGGCAGTGTCGCTGACCGCGATCTCGTTGATCCCGCCCCTCCTCTCCGGGGCAGACACCACCATCACCGCCCTCCTCGGGCTGCACCTCGTCCCTGCGGCGGTGATGATCCCGACCCTGGCGCGGAGCCTTCGTACCCGGACGGGTTGAAAAGTGCTCGATGACTCACCCCGCCATCAGGTTGCGGGTTCGGCCAGCAGCGCGTCGATCTGGCCCAGGCCTGCGGACATGCCCTCGGCCATACCCATGGACACCAGCTGTTCCATCGCCTCGGCCGTGGGGAACGTGCTCTCGACCGTCATCAGGGTGGCGGCCTCGCCGTCCGCAGCAAGCCGAACGCGGACGATCATCGTCGGCATGTCCGAGTTGGGCTTGCCGGTGTCATCGGCGAAGCCGTCCTCGAACTCCAGCCCGTTCGGGCTGTCGACAGTCAGGACGCGCCACCACCCGTAGTGCTTGTCACCTTCCGGCCCGGTCATGAAGTACGTGACCGCACCGCCGGGAGTCAGGTCGTGGTCGACAACGGTCGCGGGGTAGGTCGGCGGTCCCCACCACCGCTCCAACTGCCGAGGGTCCTCCCAGACCTGCCACACCCGCGCCGGCAACGCGTCGAACCGCGCGGTGATCGTCAGCGCGAGAGCTTCAGGATTCTTCTGGACATCGATCACAGTCATGACAGGTGCTCCTTGCCGTTTTCGGGATCGGAGTGGGGATGGGAATCGGGACCGCACTCTGGACCTGGACCTGGATCGGCAAGGATCGCGCCGATCCGGTCGATGCGTCCACGCCACACATCTGCGAGCTGGTCCAGCAGGCGATGGGCCTCACGCAGGGAGTCCGCACTGCCGCGCACTCGCTGCTCGCGGCCCTGCCGCTCCTTGGTGACCAGCCCGGCCTGTTCCAGGACCGCCACATGTTTCTGCACGGCCGCGAAACTCATCGGGAACCGCCGGGCGAGATCCGAGACCGAGTACTCCCCAGCCAGCGTGAGAGCCACAATCTCGCGCCGCGTCGCATCGGCCAAGGCATGAAAGATGCGATCGGCCCGCTCGGCGAATTCCTGACGTACAACCATTAGATTGTACGTTAGCCGCTGCCGCCGGACCGGGCAAGCTGGGCGCCGCCACTGTCCCGATCAAGCGTTGGAGGACTTGATCCCGGCGTCCTCGTCCTGACGGGAGACACTGGATACATGCTGATCGTGGACGCCGCACTGGAGACATACGTGCCCGCTGACTTCGCTCTGTGGCCCGTTGCCGACTCGCCGCCAGATCGGCTTCTGGCCCTGTCCGGCGAGCTGTCGTCACACGAACTCGGCACCGCGATGGCTGTCCTGACGGACTACAACAAGGGGCAGCGCGAACGCCGACCACGCGCGCCCAAGGACAGCCTGGAGCAGGTCGGGCGGCTGGTGGCGACCGAGTGCGTCATCGCTCCCGGCGGTCTGCGGATACGGGACACGGCCACCGGGGTCACAGCGGTGCCAGGGTGCTGTTCCGGGCTGGAGAACTGGCGGGACTGGCTCGATCTGATGAACGGCGACGAGCCGTGGCTCGGCCACGATCCATCGCCGCGCGTCGAGCATGCCGGTGCGGTTGCCCGGCTGTGGCCTGATGGGGATCGTCAGGAGGGTCTTCCCATCGAGCTTCCTCTGGCTCAGCTGCCTGAACTACTGGGCCTGGTTCGGGAGCAGCTTGTCGGGTTCCTCGGTGCAGTTGAGGCGTGGGTCACGAGTTACGCCGTCCATCGCCGACGCCGTGGTCGCGAAGCTCGATGAGGACCTCGCCCTCAGTGCTCCTCTCGACCGGGGTCGGAGCTGAGGGACACTCGGTCGGGCCAGTCCGCCTCAGGCCGCCGGGGTGTCCAGTGGGCGCAGTTCGTCGGCGTACGACACGGAGATGCGGCGCATCAGGCCGTCCTCGGTGATGTCGTACTGGCCGAGGCGCCACAGCGGTGGCGAGTAGGCGTGGATCGAGACGGCGTCGTCGGTGGCGCCGGTGAGCCGGTGGATGTGCTCAGGGCCGAAGCAGAAGGACTCACCGGTGGTGACGGTGACGGACAGGTGGCTGCCGCCGATGCGCGGGTTGGACTCGTGGAGCGCCCCCTGGACGATGCCGACGGCGCCGGAGGAGATGTCGTGGTCGTGCCAGCCGGTGTCGTTCTGCCGGGTCCAGCAGAGCAGCCAGACGTCGACGTATTCGTCGCGGTACAAGGACGCGTAGTGCCGCTGTTCGTCGGAGAAGGCGACCTGTTCGCGCCAGAGGTCGGGGCGGGCGGCGAGGTCGTCGACGAGCGCCTGGAGTTCGCGCTTGTCGAGGGTGCGGTCGGGCAGGGACTCGTACGTCATGAGTGGCTCCCTTCGGATCGGGTCCGCCACGGGGACACGGCTCGGGCACGGCCGTACAGGAGGCGGGCGGGGTTGGTGATGCGCAGCGCGTGGACGGCGGCCGCCGCGCCGAGGTCGGGGATGACGGGAGGCGCGTACGGGCGGTCGCTGCCGCCGACGACCACGTCGATGCCGACGGCACGAACGACCGCGTCCACGGCGCGAGTTCCGTAGGAGG contains:
- a CDS encoding DUF6069 family protein, whose translation is MNSMNDTGVVAGPASGRTGHTHRFRGLVGTGLIATLAAVVVTTLAAALAKAAGVDFEVSDGGETIPLSGFAVVTGFFSVVGIVIAVALLRWSARPAQRFVWTAVSLTAISLIPPLLSGADTTITALLGLHLVPAAVMIPTLARSLRTRTG
- a CDS encoding SRPBCC family protein, whose amino-acid sequence is MTVIDVQKNPEALALTITARFDALPARVWQVWEDPRQLERWWGPPTYPATVVDHDLTPGGAVTYFMTGPEGDKHYGWWRVLTVDSPNGLEFEDGFADDTGKPNSDMPTMIVRVRLAADGEAATLMTVESTFPTAEAMEQLVSMGMAEGMSAGLGQIDALLAEPAT
- a CDS encoding RNA polymerase subunit sigma-70 — encoded protein: MSADTRPEELGVSSLDEVDEPTFTGLAERHRRELHVHCYRMLGSFEDAEDTVQETFLRAWRRRETFEGRSTFRAWLYRIATNACLDLLAKCRPEPATGGEVLWLQPYPDRLLDELPAGDADEPETVAVARETIELAYLVAVQHLAPRPRAVLILRDVLGWPAKDVAEFLGDSVNSVNSALQRARAGMREHLPAERQDWTGGEEDPGTRELARRFTDASVAKDVEGLAAMLRDDVRFSMPPTPGLYVGRDTVVNNWVEGGFEDLGRLRCVLTSVNRQPAFAFYLWREQEGAYLLLAIDVLRITGGAITEIVIFHDDQFPRLGLPERLSAGGTE
- a CDS encoding ArsR/SmtB family transcription factor codes for the protein MVVRQEFAERADRIFHALADATRREIVALTLAGEYSVSDLARRFPMSFAAVQKHVAVLEQAGLVTKERQGREQRVRGSADSLREAHRLLDQLADVWRGRIDRIGAILADPGPGPECGPDSHPHSDPENGKEHLS
- a CDS encoding cysteine dioxygenase is translated as MTYESLPDRTLDKRELQALVDDLAARPDLWREQVAFSDEQRHYASLYRDEYVDVWLLCWTRQNDTGWHDHDISSGAVGIVQGALHESNPRIGGSHLSVTVTTGESFCFGPEHIHRLTGATDDAVSIHAYSPPLWRLGQYDITEDGLMRRISVSYADELRPLDTPAA